The Ahaetulla prasina isolate Xishuangbanna chromosome 3, ASM2864084v1, whole genome shotgun sequence genome window below encodes:
- the CCN1 gene encoding CCN family member 1, producing MNSQRTSCLILAFAILQLVNRVISSSCPDTCECPLEVPRCAPGVGLVLDGCKCCKVCAKQLNEDCSKTQPCDHTKGLECNFGASSTALKGICRAQSEGRPCEYNSKIYQNGESFQPNCKHQCTCIDGAVGCIPLCSQELSLPNLGCPNPRLVKVPGQCCEEWVCDDSKDNLEQMEGFFGKGFDVDATEGELTKNNELISMIKRKLRILPVFETDIHSHSFENPKCIVQTTSWSQCSKTCGTGVSTRVTNDNPGCRLVKETRICEVRPCGQPSYDSLKKGKKCTKTKKSQVPVKFTYAGCSSVKKYRPKYCGSCVDGRCCTPQQTRTIKVQFHCDDGETFNKNVMMIQSCRCSYNCPHGNEAYPNYQLFNDIHKFRD from the exons ATGAACTCGCAGAGAACCAGCTGTTTGATCCTGGCTTTTGCCATCCTTCAATTAGTAAATAGG GTGATTTCTTCTTCTTGCCCAGACACTTGTGAATGTCCTCTGGAGGTCCCCAGATGCGCTCCAGGAGTGGGTCTGGTTTTGGATGGTTGTAAATGCTGTAAAGTCTGTGCTAAACAGCTCAATGAGGACTGTAGCAAGACGCAGCCTTGTGATCACACGAAAGGGCTGGAATGCAACTTTGGCGCCAGTTCCACAGCTCTGAAAGGGATCTGCAGAG CACAGTCAGAAGGAAGACCCTGTGAATACAACTCCAAAATTTATCAGAATGGAGAAAGTTTTCAGCCCAATTGCAAACACCAGTGTACATGCATTGATGGAGCTGTTGGCTGCATCCCACTCTGCTCGCAAGAACTCTCCCTTCCAAATTTGGGCTGTCCTAACCCAAGACTAGTAAAAGTCCCTGGTCAGTGTTGTGAGGAATGGGTCTGTGATGACTCCAAAGATAACCTGGAACAGATGGAAGGATTCTTTGGCAAAGGTTTTGATGTGGATGCTACTGAAGGAGAATTGACCAAAAACAATGAATTAATATCCATGATAAAAAGAAAGCTGAGAATCTTACCAG TCTTTGAAACCGACATTCACAGCCATTCATTTGAGAATCCAAAATGCATAGTCCAAACAACTTCATGGTCTCAGTGTTCAAAGACCTGTGGAACTGGAGTCTCTACGCGAGTCACCAATGATAATCCTGGATGTAGGCTAGTTAAAGAGACCAGGATATGTGAAGTGAGGCCATGTGGGCAGCCTAGTTACGACTCCTTGAAG AAGGGAAAGAAATGCACCAAGACCAAAAAGTCTCAAGTTCCAGTCAAGTTCACTTATGCAGGATGCTCAAGTGTAAAAAAGTACCGCCCGAAGTACTGTGGCTCATGTGTGGATGGTCGATGCTGCACTCCGCAACAAACCAGGACTATCAAGGTCCAGTTCCACTGTGATGATGGAGAGACCTTCAACAAGAATGTCATGATGATCCAGTCTTGCAGATGCAGCTACAATTGTCCCCATGGAAATGAGGCATATCCTAATTACCAGCTATTCAATGACATCCACAAATTTAGGGACTAA